In Populus trichocarpa isolate Nisqually-1 chromosome 12, P.trichocarpa_v4.1, whole genome shotgun sequence, a genomic segment contains:
- the LOC7486733 gene encoding probable calcium-binding protein CML27 has translation MATPNAKTTAPKPTTAVKLDDTEELKVVFDQFDANGDGKISTSELGEVLKSTGSTYTTEDLRRVMEDVDTNKDGHIDLAEFAQLCRSPSTASAASELRDAFDLYDQNGDGLISTAELHQVLSRLGMKCKVGECVKMIKNVDSDGDGSVNFEEFQKMMAANMGS, from the coding sequence ATGGCAACCCCGAACGCCAAAACCACTGCACCAAAACCCACCACCGCCGTGAAACTCGACGACACGGAGGAGCTCAAGGTGGTCTTTGACCAATTCGACGCAAACGGTGACGGCAAGATCTCAACTTCGGAGCTCGGAGAAGTGCTGAAATCCACGGGGTCTACCTACACCACGGAGGATCTCCGTCGCGTGATGGAGGATGTCGACACCAATAAGGACGGACACATTGATTTGGCAGAGTTTGCGCAGCTTTGTCGATCGCCCTCCACTGCGTCCGCCGCCTCTGAGCTGAGGGACGCGTTTGATCTGTATGATCAGAACGGTGATGGGCTGATCTCAACGGCGGAGCTGCACCAGGTGCTGAGCCGGCTGGGGATGAAGTGTAAGGTGGGCGAGTGCGTGAAGATGATTAAGAACGTTGACTCTGATGGTGATGGGAGTGTTAATTTTGAGGAGTTTCAGAAGATGATGGCCGCTAATATGGGTTCCTAG